In Cloacibacterium caeni, a single window of DNA contains:
- a CDS encoding cation diffusion facilitator family transporter — translation MRKTTFKISKMDCPSEEQMIRMKLADLTNINSLDFDIPNRQLTVFHTENHDQIFQRLDNLKFDTSLIDSVSADNYIATTDNTDREKKLLWQVLAINFFFFALELTTGFISNSMGLVADSLDMLADSIVYGLALFAVGGTMTRKKNIAKSAGYFQLTLAVFGFIEVIRRFVGTETIPAFQTMIIISLLALIGNGLCLYLLQKSKSKEAHMQASMIFTSNDVIVNLGVIVAGGLVYLTNSKYPDLIVGTIVFFIVGQGAFKILKLSK, via the coding sequence ATGAGAAAAACGACATTTAAAATATCAAAAATGGACTGCCCATCCGAAGAGCAAATGATACGGATGAAACTTGCCGACTTGACAAACATCAACTCGTTGGACTTTGATATACCTAACAGACAACTGACCGTTTTTCACACAGAAAACCATGACCAAATTTTTCAGCGACTTGACAACTTAAAATTTGATACTTCTCTTATTGATAGCGTTTCGGCAGACAATTACATTGCAACAACCGACAACACTGACCGTGAGAAAAAATTGCTTTGGCAAGTTTTAGCCATAAACTTTTTCTTTTTTGCACTTGAACTTACGACAGGTTTTATTTCAAACTCAATGGGACTTGTAGCGGACAGTTTGGATATGCTTGCCGACAGTATTGTTTACGGACTTGCACTTTTTGCAGTTGGCGGAACAATGACACGAAAGAAAAATATTGCAAAATCGGCAGGTTATTTTCAATTGACACTTGCGGTTTTTGGTTTTATAGAAGTTATCAGACGATTTGTTGGAACGGAAACAATTCCAGCATTTCAGACAATGATAATTATTTCACTTCTTGCTCTTATTGGTAATGGACTTTGTTTGTATTTACTGCAAAAAAGTAAAAGCAAAGAAGCTCATATGCAAGCAAGTATGATTTTTACTTCTAATGACGTAATTGTAAATCTTGGAGTAATCGTAGCAGGCGGACTTGTTTACTTGACAAACTCAAAATATCCTGACCTTATCGTTGGAACAATTGTATTTTTCATCGTTGGACAAGGAGCATTTAAAATTCTAAAACTATCAAAATGA
- a CDS encoding IS1182 family transposase, translating into MQGKKSFTPQLFVSVNLLDLVPEDNFYRKLQTELNLHFIYKATQKYYGKEGQESIDPVVFFKILLVGYLNNINSDRQLIAFCSDSLSIRLFLGYDVHEQLPWHSTISRTRNLYGEEVFLNLFKEVLRMCVSKGMVRGKRQAVDSVFIKANASMDSLVEKEVLEDASAFVNELEENSEYKVTSTRKKLVERHHDWKAEAYKGMPANSNSNQTDENGNLIRPKYLSNHTHYSPTDTDARVSVKPGKARQLNYFGQIAVDDAHHVITGACSDFADKRDSQCLEQIVELTEENLKENGIELEELLADGGYSSGEALAYLHEKNINAYIPNFGQYKPEREGFTFNKEENYYQCTKPEGNQAKLLFKGEKRDSKGYTKRTYRSSETDCKNCPLREQCCGKSTKFKKLDDSIHKEHYDRMHQKLTQNEKYAKKMVKVRSKTVEPVIGTLVNFTNMKRVNTRGIKNANKHVLMASLTYNLKKYLRFITKKPSVLAQVLSLKQGKNFAFIKSVFPSINNSILSTPNFMILNLN; encoded by the coding sequence ATGCAAGGAAAGAAGAGTTTTACGCCCCAATTATTTGTTTCGGTTAATTTGTTGGATTTGGTTCCAGAGGATAATTTTTACAGAAAATTGCAAACCGAACTCAATTTACATTTCATTTACAAAGCTACTCAAAAGTATTATGGCAAAGAAGGCCAAGAGAGTATAGATCCTGTAGTTTTCTTTAAGATATTGTTGGTGGGATATTTGAATAACATCAATAGTGATCGACAATTAATTGCTTTTTGTAGTGATAGCTTGTCGATACGATTGTTTTTAGGTTATGATGTACATGAGCAGCTTCCTTGGCACAGTACCATTAGCCGAACTCGCAATTTATATGGCGAAGAAGTGTTTTTAAACTTGTTTAAAGAAGTCTTGAGAATGTGCGTTTCTAAAGGCATGGTTCGTGGTAAACGACAAGCGGTGGACAGCGTTTTCATCAAAGCCAACGCCAGTATGGATAGTTTGGTAGAGAAGGAAGTTTTGGAAGATGCCAGTGCTTTTGTAAACGAATTAGAAGAAAACAGCGAATACAAAGTAACTTCCACCCGCAAGAAACTGGTAGAACGCCACCACGATTGGAAAGCAGAAGCGTATAAAGGAATGCCAGCAAATAGCAACAGCAATCAAACCGACGAAAACGGCAATCTCATCCGTCCCAAATACTTGTCTAATCACACCCATTATTCTCCCACAGATACAGATGCCAGAGTAAGCGTAAAACCTGGCAAAGCGAGACAATTAAATTATTTTGGACAAATCGCAGTAGACGATGCGCACCATGTCATTACAGGAGCGTGTTCTGATTTTGCTGATAAACGCGACAGTCAATGTTTAGAACAAATTGTAGAACTTACCGAAGAAAACTTAAAAGAAAACGGAATCGAACTCGAAGAACTCTTAGCCGATGGTGGTTACAGCAGTGGTGAAGCATTGGCGTATTTACATGAAAAAAACATCAACGCTTACATCCCAAACTTCGGACAATACAAACCCGAGCGAGAAGGTTTTACCTTCAACAAAGAAGAAAATTATTACCAATGCACAAAACCCGAAGGCAACCAAGCGAAACTGCTTTTCAAAGGCGAAAAAAGGGATAGTAAAGGCTACACCAAACGAACGTACCGAAGTAGCGAAACAGATTGCAAAAACTGTCCACTAAGAGAACAATGCTGTGGCAAAAGCACCAAGTTCAAAAAATTAGACGACAGCATCCACAAAGAACATTACGACCGCATGCACCAAAAACTCACCCAAAACGAGAAATATGCCAAGAAAATGGTAAAAGTGCGAAGTAAAACAGTAGAACCCGTGATAGGAACGTTGGTCAACTTTACGAACATGAAGAGAGTCAATACACGAGGCATCAAAAACGCAAACAAACACGTATTAATGGCAAGTTTAACCTACAACTTGAAAAAATACTTACGCTTTATCACCAAAAAACCGAGTGTTTTAGCCCAAGTTCTATCTCTAAAACAAGGGAAGAACTTTGCTTTTATAAAATCAGTCTTCCCAAGCATCAATAACTCAATTTTAAGCACCCCAAATTTTATGATTTTGAATCTTAATTAA
- a CDS encoding T9SS type A sorting domain-containing protein produces MKTILLFLLPLFSFSQTEIVSNIDFGSSIDFTNQPISPQSDFSKSQVIYYKSDLNFKGLINQIRYLTSFSSISLENSSQWIVKLGTTSIEEFGNGVGFINQSELTEVFNGSIARGSGEVIINFTTPFNYTGTENLVIQVEEIAPGSTSSALSGFKGGENFNNPPKRSIMSLTDSSGTSVLIENSYPATRFFGSLERCISPTFQTGVQNITQSTATINFQNNPLINAYHYSVYPDGTTIPSTLKTTTSNTLNLTNLLPAEKYRFSATSDCDSPAPRYANQTFSTKPLEISVPHIITFDGQYSRDYFLPTGYLGNSSVSAVAADNSTNGLLFRSSDFKLGTPSYTEAGNIWDNNSDYIAQAEFLVDLTNNPVNPIFSFRLKQKLKSNLRVLIDNLQVGWTYRTTTSDDTEFQTVIVDLKKYIGKKFTLTIEHVSDFYSPNNQRSAWVDTIELKEESCSITDQEISISKTTNSITLSGLDSTTLYDIAFVSQALELTDDSWISSTLPYTFQNLSVASPYKIYIRKKCSSKNSKWNEFFVSTLPNIISPPYSVFFTTNTTGQFVSPQFSLFGTVNYTSGNPAVSLHQRGTEITWIGGNNTTESQAWNENKDFISSLFMKVDAQNTTTLNMTVRHRVRRFGTVNNSWFRVLVNGTQIGPSYQGAVNAQYQNLIINLDSYAGTQFTVELQHSGRFEGYLFNGADDRVDIASVVFDKVTLGVVENSLKNFKIFPNPTDEILFIETIDKQIQKIELFDLQGRLLKTINENKEKYQIDISNFLSGTYLIKLSEEKGSQTVKIVKK; encoded by the coding sequence ATGAAAACAATCTTACTTTTTTTACTACCTCTATTTTCTTTTAGTCAAACTGAGATAGTCTCAAATATAGATTTTGGGTCTTCTATTGATTTCACGAATCAACCTATTTCTCCGCAATCAGACTTTTCAAAATCACAAGTTATATATTACAAATCTGATCTGAATTTTAAAGGTTTAATAAATCAGATAAGGTACTTAACCTCTTTTTCTAGTATATCACTTGAAAACTCTAGTCAATGGATTGTTAAATTAGGAACAACAAGCATTGAGGAATTTGGCAATGGTGTTGGGTTCATCAACCAATCTGAACTTACTGAAGTTTTTAATGGTTCTATTGCTAGAGGTTCTGGAGAAGTAATAATTAATTTTACAACGCCGTTTAATTATACAGGAACAGAAAATTTAGTTATCCAAGTAGAAGAAATCGCTCCAGGTTCAACCTCGAGCGCATTATCAGGATTTAAAGGAGGAGAAAACTTTAATAATCCTCCCAAAAGAAGTATTATGTCGTTGACCGATTCATCTGGAACATCAGTGCTAATTGAAAATTCCTATCCAGCAACACGTTTTTTTGGGTCACTTGAACGTTGCATTTCTCCAACATTTCAAACTGGTGTTCAAAACATAACTCAATCAACTGCAACTATAAACTTTCAAAACAATCCGTTAATTAATGCTTACCATTATTCTGTTTATCCAGATGGCACTACTATTCCTTCTACTCTGAAAACCACTACTTCTAATACTCTTAACTTAACCAACTTACTTCCAGCAGAAAAATACCGATTTAGTGCTACATCCGACTGTGATAGTCCAGCACCACGATATGCTAACCAAACTTTCTCAACAAAACCTTTAGAAATTAGTGTCCCACACATCATTACTTTTGATGGACAGTATTCTAGAGACTATTTTTTACCTACAGGATATTTAGGAAACTCATCTGTTAGTGCAGTTGCAGCAGATAATTCAACTAATGGATTACTCTTTAGATCATCTGATTTTAAGTTGGGTACACCAAGTTATACAGAAGCTGGAAATATTTGGGATAATAATTCTGATTATATTGCCCAAGCAGAATTTTTGGTTGACTTGACCAATAACCCCGTTAATCCTATATTTAGTTTCAGATTAAAACAAAAATTAAAGTCGAACTTACGAGTACTAATTGACAATTTGCAAGTAGGTTGGACCTACAGAACAACCACAAGCGATGATACTGAATTTCAAACTGTTATTGTAGATTTAAAAAAATACATAGGCAAAAAATTCACATTAACTATAGAACATGTAAGCGATTTTTATAGTCCAAACAATCAAAGAAGTGCATGGGTTGATACCATTGAATTAAAAGAAGAAAGTTGCTCTATCACCGATCAAGAAATAAGTATTTCAAAAACAACAAATTCCATAACTTTATCAGGGCTTGATAGCACCACATTGTATGATATTGCCTTTGTTAGCCAAGCATTAGAATTAACAGATGATAGTTGGATTAGCTCCACTTTACCCTATACTTTTCAAAATTTGAGTGTTGCTTCTCCGTATAAAATTTATATTCGAAAAAAATGTAGTTCGAAAAATAGCAAGTGGAATGAATTTTTTGTTTCTACATTACCCAATATTATTTCGCCACCTTATTCTGTTTTTTTTACTACCAATACAACAGGACAGTTTGTATCACCACAATTCAGCCTTTTTGGCACAGTAAATTACACCAGTGGCAACCCAGCCGTTTCGTTACATCAACGAGGAACAGAAATAACTTGGATTGGAGGTAACAATACTACAGAATCTCAAGCTTGGAATGAAAATAAAGATTTTATTTCATCTTTGTTCATGAAAGTTGATGCTCAAAATACAACTACTTTGAATATGACCGTAAGACATCGAGTTAGACGATTTGGAACAGTCAATAATTCTTGGTTTAGAGTTTTGGTAAATGGTACACAAATTGGACCAAGTTATCAAGGTGCTGTAAATGCTCAATATCAAAATTTGATTATCAATCTTGATAGCTATGCAGGAACACAATTTACGGTGGAATTACAACACTCTGGTCGATTCGAAGGCTACTTATTTAATGGAGCTGATGATAGAGTTGATATTGCAAGTGTTGTTTTTGATAAAGTAACATTGGGAGTAGTCGAAAATAGCCTCAAAAATTTCAAAATTTTCCCAAATCCAACAGATGAAATTTTATTTATTGAAACCATTGATAAACAAATTCAAAAAATTGAACTTTTTGATTTACAAGGCAGGTTATTAAAAACGATAAACGAAAACAAAGAAAAATATCAGATTGATATTTCCAATTTTTTATCTGGAACCTATCTTATAAAACTATCAGAAGAAAAAGGAAGTCAAACAGTAAAAATTGTAAAGAAATAA
- a CDS encoding citrate synthase, with translation MSDNKVILNYDGNSYEYPIVESTIGDRGIDISKLRDQTGLITLDLGYKNTGATLSDITYLDGDLGELFYRGYPIEQIAEKSNFSEVMYLLLHGELPNATQFTQFENNIKNYNFVAEEMKKILDAFPRSAHPMGVLSALTSALTAFNPKAVDVKSKEEMDHAAELLLAKFAHLCAWTYRKTNGFPLNHGDNSLNYVENFYKMTFRKPYEDFEIDPVVVAALDKLLILHADHEQNCSTSTVRMVGSAHTGLFASISAGVSALWGPLHGGANQAVIEMLEMIEKDGGDVAKYVQKAKDKEDSFRLMGFGHRVYKNFDPRAKIIKKAADDILNKLGVHDKALDIAMQLERVALEDDYFVERKLYPNVDFYSGIIYRALGIPTEMFTVMFALGRLPGWISQWKEMRLHGDPIGRPRQVYQGAPKRDYVPMENR, from the coding sequence ATGTCAGATAATAAAGTTATACTCAATTACGACGGAAATTCTTATGAGTATCCTATCGTAGAAAGCACAATTGGTGATAGAGGTATTGATATTTCTAAGTTGAGAGATCAAACCGGACTTATTACTTTAGACCTAGGCTATAAAAATACAGGAGCCACTTTAAGTGATATTACTTACTTAGATGGTGATTTGGGAGAACTTTTCTACAGAGGTTATCCTATTGAGCAAATTGCGGAGAAATCTAATTTTTCTGAAGTAATGTACTTATTGCTTCACGGTGAATTACCAAACGCTACTCAGTTTACGCAATTCGAGAATAACATTAAGAATTACAACTTCGTAGCCGAAGAAATGAAAAAAATTCTTGATGCTTTCCCACGTTCTGCGCATCCTATGGGTGTACTTTCTGCTCTTACTTCTGCGCTTACAGCATTTAACCCAAAAGCTGTAGACGTAAAATCTAAAGAAGAAATGGACCATGCTGCAGAATTATTATTGGCTAAATTCGCTCATCTTTGTGCTTGGACTTACAGAAAAACCAATGGTTTCCCGCTTAATCACGGAGATAACAGTCTAAATTATGTAGAGAATTTCTACAAAATGACGTTCAGAAAACCATACGAAGATTTCGAAATTGATCCAGTAGTTGTAGCTGCGCTAGACAAATTACTAATTCTACACGCAGACCACGAACAAAACTGTTCTACTTCTACAGTAAGAATGGTAGGTTCTGCTCACACTGGTTTATTTGCATCTATTTCTGCGGGAGTTTCTGCATTATGGGGACCACTTCACGGTGGTGCAAACCAAGCAGTAATCGAAATGCTAGAAATGATTGAAAAAGACGGTGGAGATGTTGCTAAATATGTACAAAAAGCAAAAGATAAAGAAGACAGCTTCAGATTAATGGGATTCGGGCATAGAGTTTATAAAAACTTTGACCCAAGAGCTAAAATCATCAAAAAAGCTGCAGACGATATCTTAAACAAACTAGGAGTTCACGACAAAGCTCTAGACATTGCAATGCAATTAGAAAGAGTAGCGCTAGAAGATGATTACTTCGTAGAAAGAAAACTATATCCAAACGTAGATTTCTACTCTGGTATTATCTATAGAGCATTAGGAATTCCTACAGAAATGTTTACAGTAATGTTTGCATTAGGACGTTTACCAGGATGGATTTCTCAGTGGAAAGAAATGCGTCTTCACGGTGACCCAATTGGTAGACCAAGACAAGTGTATCAAGGTGCTCCAAAACGTGACTATGTTCCTATGGAAAACAGATAA
- the eno gene encoding phosphopyruvate hydratase translates to MSYISFIEARQILDSRGNPTVEVDVFTESGAMGRAAVPSGASTGEHEAVELRDGGSEYMGKGVLKAVENVKEVIAPELVGLPVFDQNLIDQIMIDLDGTKNKGNLGANAILGVSLAAAKAAAAELRQPLYKYIGGVNANTLPVPMMNVINGGSHSDAPIAFQEFMIMPVKADSFSHALRKGTEIFHNLKSILHDRGLSTAVGDEGGFAPTFKGTEDALDTLLKAIEKAGYKPGDDVMIALDCASSEFYKDGIYDYRKFQTPDSAQFTSSEQVSYLAELVNKYPIISIEDGMQENDWEGWKMLTDKIGDRVQLVGDDLFVTNVERLSRGVKENIANSILVKVNQIGSLSETLAAVQMAQHNKYTSVMSHRSGETEDATIADLAVACNCGQIKTGSASRSDRMAKYNQLLRIEEALGENAIFPGLDAFKIKR, encoded by the coding sequence ATGAGTTACATTTCATTTATTGAAGCAAGACAAATTTTGGATTCTAGAGGAAATCCAACTGTAGAAGTTGATGTATTTACCGAAAGCGGTGCAATGGGACGTGCAGCTGTTCCTTCTGGTGCTTCTACCGGAGAACACGAAGCAGTAGAATTACGCGATGGCGGTTCAGAATATATGGGGAAAGGCGTACTGAAGGCCGTAGAAAATGTAAAAGAAGTAATCGCTCCAGAATTAGTAGGACTTCCAGTTTTTGACCAAAATCTTATCGATCAAATTATGATTGACTTAGATGGCACAAAAAACAAAGGAAACTTAGGTGCTAATGCTATTTTAGGAGTTTCTTTAGCTGCTGCTAAAGCTGCTGCTGCTGAATTAAGACAACCTCTTTACAAATATATTGGTGGTGTAAATGCTAATACACTTCCTGTTCCTATGATGAATGTAATTAATGGTGGTTCTCACTCAGATGCGCCAATTGCATTCCAAGAATTTATGATTATGCCAGTAAAAGCAGATTCTTTCTCTCACGCTTTGAGAAAAGGAACTGAAATTTTCCATAATCTTAAATCTATTCTTCATGACAGAGGTTTATCTACTGCTGTAGGTGACGAAGGTGGTTTTGCGCCAACTTTCAAAGGAACTGAAGACGCTTTAGATACTTTACTTAAAGCAATCGAAAAAGCAGGTTATAAGCCAGGTGATGATGTAATGATTGCATTAGACTGTGCTTCTTCAGAATTCTACAAAGATGGAATCTACGATTATAGAAAATTCCAAACTCCAGATTCTGCACAATTTACAAGCAGCGAACAAGTTTCTTACTTAGCAGAATTGGTAAACAAATATCCAATTATCTCTATTGAAGATGGTATGCAAGAAAACGACTGGGAAGGTTGGAAAATGTTAACTGATAAAATCGGTGATAGAGTACAATTAGTAGGAGACGATTTATTTGTAACAAACGTAGAAAGACTTTCTAGAGGAGTTAAAGAAAATATCGCTAATTCAATCTTGGTTAAAGTAAACCAAATCGGTTCATTATCTGAAACTTTAGCAGCAGTACAAATGGCTCAGCATAATAAGTATACATCAGTAATGTCTCACAGATCTGGTGAAACTGAAGATGCTACAATTGCAGATTTAGCGGTAGCTTGCAACTGTGGTCAGATTAAAACAGGTTCTGCTTCTCGTTCTGATAGAATGGCGAAGTATAACCAATTATTAAGAATCGAAGAAGCTCTAGGCGAGAATGCAATTTTCCCAGGATTAGATGCTTTTAAAATTAAAAGATAA
- the rplQ gene encoding 50S ribosomal protein L17 — MRHGKKFNHLGRTASHRSALLSNMACSLIEHKRINTTVAKAKALRVYVEPILTKAKEDTTHNRRIAFSYLQSKEAVAELFRTVAPKIATRNGGYTRIIKTGFRPGDAADTALIELVDFNELYNPNAEEKKATRRSRRSTKKEAAAVVATPVVEETAVVEEPKAEATEEKTEE, encoded by the coding sequence ATGAGACACGGAAAAAAATTCAATCACTTAGGTAGAACAGCCTCTCACAGAAGCGCTTTGCTTTCTAACATGGCATGCTCACTAATTGAACATAAAAGAATAAATACTACTGTTGCTAAAGCTAAAGCTTTAAGAGTATACGTAGAACCTATCTTAACTAAAGCTAAAGAAGATACTACGCACAACAGAAGAATTGCTTTCTCTTACTTACAAAGTAAAGAAGCAGTTGCAGAACTTTTCAGAACTGTAGCTCCTAAAATTGCTACCAGAAATGGTGGTTACACTAGAATCATCAAGACTGGTTTCAGACCTGGTGATGCTGCAGATACTGCATTAATCGAGCTTGTAGATTTCAATGAACTTTACAATCCTAATGCTGAAGAGAAAAAAGCAACTAGAAGAAGCAGAAGATCTACTAAGAAAGAAGCTGCTGCTGTAGTAGCTACTCCAGTGGTAGAAGAAACTGCTGTAGTAGAAGAGCCAAAAGCTGAAGCTACAGAAGAAAAAACTGAAGAATAA
- a CDS encoding DNA-directed RNA polymerase subunit alpha produces the protein MAILQFIKPDKVILLNSTDFKGQFEFRPLEPGFGLTIGNALRRVLLSSLEGYAITSIKIEGVEHEFSTIPGVIEDVTEIILNLKQLRLKAKVENTSAEQVSVKVSGKEVITAGDFASSMNNFEVLNPDLVICNLTKEVSFEMNFNIDKGRGYVPSEQNKSNNAPIGTIAIDSIFTPIKKVQYSIENYRVEQKTDYEKLVLDIETDGSITPQNALTEASKILIYHFMLFSDERITLETEAVKASIQYDEETLHTRQLLKSKLADMDLSVRALNCLKAAEVETLGELVSYSKSDLMKFRNFGKKSLTELEELVHSKGLNFGFDVAKYKLDADK, from the coding sequence ATGGCAATTTTACAATTCATAAAACCCGACAAAGTAATTCTACTTAATTCTACGGATTTCAAAGGTCAATTCGAATTTAGACCATTAGAGCCAGGATTCGGACTTACTATCGGTAATGCTTTGAGAAGAGTTTTACTTTCTTCTCTAGAAGGATATGCTATCACATCTATCAAAATAGAAGGAGTAGAGCACGAATTTTCAACAATTCCAGGTGTAATAGAAGATGTTACGGAAATCATCCTTAACCTTAAGCAATTAAGACTTAAAGCAAAAGTAGAAAACACATCAGCAGAACAAGTAAGTGTGAAAGTTTCTGGTAAAGAAGTAATCACTGCAGGTGATTTTGCTAGCTCGATGAATAACTTCGAGGTACTTAATCCAGACTTAGTAATCTGCAACTTGACAAAAGAGGTGTCTTTCGAAATGAATTTCAACATCGACAAAGGAAGAGGTTATGTTCCTTCAGAACAAAACAAATCTAACAATGCACCTATAGGAACGATTGCAATTGACTCTATCTTTACTCCTATTAAGAAAGTTCAATATAGCATTGAAAACTATCGTGTAGAGCAAAAAACAGACTACGAAAAACTAGTATTAGACATTGAGACGGATGGTTCTATCACCCCTCAAAATGCTTTAACTGAAGCTTCTAAGATATTAATTTATCATTTCATGTTATTCTCTGATGAGAGAATTACTCTAGAAACTGAAGCTGTAAAAGCATCAATCCAATACGATGAAGAAACCCTTCACACAAGACAATTACTTAAGTCTAAATTAGCAGATATGGATCTTTCTGTGAGAGCTCTTAACTGTCTAAAAGCAGCTGAAGTAGAAACTCTAGGTGAATTAGTTTCTTATAGTAAGTCTGATTTGATGAAATTCAGAAATTTCGGTAAGAAATCATTGACAGAACTTGAAGAACTTGTTCACTCAAAAGGACTAAACTTCGGGTTTGATGTTGCAAAATATAAGTTAGACGCTGATAAATAA
- the rpsD gene encoding 30S ribosomal protein S4 yields MARYIGPKTKIARKFGAAIYGDDKSFEKRKNQPPGQHGPNKRRGAKKSEYAVQLAEKQKAKYTYGILERQFANLFDKAHRSKGVTGEVLLQLCESRLDNVVYRLGFSKTRAGARQLVSHRHVTVNGEIVNIPSYLLKAGDVIAIREKSKSLEVIADSLASKSSYEWLQFNDEKKEGTFISAPERIQIPEDIKEQLIVELYSK; encoded by the coding sequence ATGGCAAGATATATTGGACCAAAAACTAAAATTGCACGTAAATTTGGTGCTGCAATTTACGGAGACGATAAAAGTTTCGAAAAAAGAAAAAATCAACCACCAGGACAACACGGACCTAACAAAAGAAGAGGTGCTAAAAAATCTGAATATGCTGTACAGTTAGCTGAAAAACAAAAAGCTAAATATACTTACGGTATCTTAGAAAGACAATTTGCTAACCTTTTCGATAAAGCGCACAGAAGCAAAGGCGTTACAGGTGAGGTTCTTTTACAATTATGTGAATCTAGATTAGATAACGTAGTATACAGATTAGGTTTTTCTAAAACCAGAGCTGGTGCTAGACAGTTAGTTTCTCACAGACACGTAACAGTAAACGGAGAAATTGTAAACATCCCTTCATATTTATTAAAAGCAGGTGACGTAATCGCTATTAGAGAAAAATCTAAGTCTCTAGAAGTAATTGCTGATTCATTAGCTTCTAAATCATCTTATGAATGGTTACAATTTAACGACGAAAAGAAAGAAGGTACTTTTATCTCAGCTCCTGAAAGAATTCAGATCCCTGAAGATATCAAAGAACAGCTAATCGTCGAATTATACTCTAAATAA
- the rpsK gene encoding 30S ribosomal protein S11 produces the protein MAKQTKVVKKRKVKVEAIGEAHIQASFNNIIISLTNKNGEVISWSSAGKMGFRGSKKNTPFAAQMAAENCSSVAYEAGLRRVKVFVKGPGAGRESAIRSIHNSGIEVSEIIDVTPMPHNGCRPPKRRRV, from the coding sequence ATGGCAAAACAAACTAAAGTAGTTAAAAAAAGAAAAGTAAAAGTAGAAGCTATTGGTGAAGCACATATCCAAGCTTCTTTCAATAATATTATTATTTCTTTGACAAACAAAAACGGAGAAGTAATTTCTTGGTCTTCTGCCGGTAAAATGGGATTCAGAGGTTCTAAAAAGAATACTCCATTCGCAGCTCAAATGGCTGCAGAAAATTGCTCTTCAGTAGCTTACGAAGCTGGTTTAAGAAGAGTAAAGGTGTTTGTGAAAGGTCCAGGTGCAGGTAGAGAATCTGCTATCAGATCTATTCACAATTCAGGAATTGAAGTTTCAGAAATCATTGACGTGACTCCTATGCCACACAATGGATGTAGACCACCTAAAAGAAGAAGAGTTTAA
- the rpsM gene encoding 30S ribosomal protein S13: MARISGIDLPKNKRGVIGLTYIYGIGRSTASEILKNAGISEDKKVNEWNDDELAAIRNYITENIKVEGELRSEVQLNIKRLMDIGCQRGIRHRLGLPLRGQRTKNNSRTRKGKRKTVANKKKASK, translated from the coding sequence ATGGCGAGAATTTCAGGTATTGATTTACCAAAAAACAAAAGAGGCGTTATCGGTTTAACTTACATTTACGGAATTGGTAGAAGCACAGCTTCTGAAATCCTTAAAAATGCCGGTATCAGCGAAGACAAGAAAGTCAACGAATGGAATGACGATGAATTGGCTGCAATCAGAAATTACATCACTGAAAACATTAAAGTAGAAGGTGAATTACGTTCTGAAGTGCAATTGAACATCAAGAGATTGATGGACATAGGTTGCCAACGAGGAATACGTCACAGACTGGGATTACCTTTAAGAGGCCAAAGAACGAAAAACAATTCTAGAACCCGTAAAGGAAAGAGAAAAACAGTTGCTAACAAGAAAAAAGCAAGTAAATAA
- the ykgO gene encoding type B 50S ribosomal protein L36, which translates to MKVRASIKKRSADCKIVRRKGRLYIINKKNPKFKQRQG; encoded by the coding sequence ATGAAAGTTAGAGCATCAATTAAAAAAAGAAGTGCAGATTGCAAAATCGTAAGAAGAAAAGGCAGATTGTACATTATTAACAAGAAGAACCCAAAATTTAAACAAAGACAAGGCTAA
- the infA gene encoding translation initiation factor IF-1: MAKQKHIEQDGVIVEALSNAMFRVELENGHVLIAHISGKMRMHYIKLLPGDKVKLELSPYDLSKGRITFRY, encoded by the coding sequence ATGGCAAAACAAAAACATATAGAACAAGATGGCGTTATAGTGGAGGCACTATCTAACGCCATGTTCCGTGTGGAACTGGAAAATGGGCATGTTCTCATCGCTCATATTTCAGGGAAAATGAGAATGCATTACATAAAACTTTTACCAGGAGACAAGGTAAAATTAGAACTCTCTCCTTATGATTTATCAAAAGGAAGAATAACATTTAGATATTAA